One genomic region from Amycolatopsis sp. FBCC-B4732 encodes:
- a CDS encoding PrsW family intramembrane metalloprotease, which yields MLLPVFGLIVVALCGLFLFGLATARVGPLAVTIGVLAALVPVAGVVAGFLWVDRWEPEPAKFLLLAFAWGACIATITALLINTTAEAVGDELLGSGNGNTLAALVSAPVVEEAAKALFVVLIAWRRSSEFDGVVDGVVYAGFSAAGFAFTENIYYFGRAFADYGFGDGHSQGVITAFFLRGVLAPFTHPLFAVLTGIGIGIAARTTTKALKIIAPVAGYLAAVCLHALWNSAALLGGSKFLTVYFLIMLPLFLGVVYLVVLQRRREQRIIATALPHMASARWIAPSEVDLLASLPGRRAWRRQAKRQSGKQAARAVAVYQASVTELAFLDRRELRSDADRQRQRELLRTLKSARAEATRLADEAARG from the coding sequence GTGCTGCTGCCGGTGTTCGGACTGATCGTGGTGGCCTTGTGCGGCCTGTTCCTGTTCGGCTTGGCCACCGCGCGGGTCGGGCCGCTCGCCGTCACCATCGGGGTGCTGGCCGCGCTCGTGCCGGTCGCCGGGGTCGTCGCCGGGTTCCTCTGGGTGGACCGGTGGGAGCCCGAGCCCGCGAAGTTCCTGCTGCTCGCCTTCGCCTGGGGCGCCTGCATCGCCACCATCACCGCGCTGCTCATCAACACCACCGCCGAGGCGGTCGGGGACGAGCTGCTCGGGTCCGGCAACGGCAACACGCTCGCCGCGCTCGTCTCGGCCCCCGTCGTCGAGGAGGCCGCCAAGGCGCTCTTCGTCGTGCTCATCGCCTGGCGCCGCTCCAGCGAGTTCGACGGCGTCGTGGACGGGGTCGTCTACGCCGGGTTCAGCGCCGCCGGGTTCGCCTTCACCGAGAACATCTACTACTTCGGCCGCGCGTTCGCCGACTACGGCTTCGGTGACGGGCACAGCCAGGGCGTCATCACGGCGTTCTTCCTGCGTGGCGTGCTCGCGCCGTTCACGCACCCGCTGTTCGCGGTGCTCACCGGCATCGGGATCGGCATCGCCGCGCGGACGACCACCAAGGCGCTCAAGATCATCGCGCCGGTCGCCGGCTACCTGGCCGCCGTCTGCCTGCACGCGCTGTGGAACAGCGCCGCGCTGCTCGGCGGGTCGAAGTTCCTCACCGTCTACTTCCTGATCATGCTGCCGCTGTTCCTCGGCGTGGTCTACCTGGTCGTCCTGCAGCGACGGCGGGAGCAGCGGATCATCGCCACCGCGCTGCCGCACATGGCGTCGGCGCGCTGGATCGCGCCGTCGGAGGTCGATCTGCTGGCCAGCCTGCCCGGCCGCCGGGCTTGGCGGCGGCAGGCGAAGCGCCAGTCCGGGAAGCAAGCCGCGAGGGCCGTCGCCGTCTACCAGGCGAGCGTCACCGAGCTCGCCTTCCTCGACCGGCGTGAGCTGCGCAGCGACGCCGACCGGCAGCGCCAGCGCGAGCTGCTGCGCACGTTGAAGTCCGCTCGCGCGGAGGCGACGCGCCTCGCCGACGAGGCCGCCCGCGGGTGA